A part of Timaviella obliquedivisa GSE-PSE-MK23-08B genomic DNA contains:
- a CDS encoding ribonuclease R, which yields MEFTIAALLTNFTDDKLVAPKALEKKLNCKDDEALRKLQIALDALERIGILVKERGKYRRIAEEDVVEGKLRCSSKGFCFAIQDVEGSEDIYIRESHLNTAWNSDRVLVKVTKEGTRRRSPEGEVRLILDRSNASVLARVKQIEDSYRATPLDDRLLFEVELQANGVDLQEAVDQLAHVEILRYPLGSYLPIGRVAQLLGSDARAASEFDIVCCKHDLPRHFSEEVLAEAEALPVKMRRGDLKNRLDLRKIPTITIDGPATPTGPAIDDALTLEKTPTGWRLGVHIADVSSFIPTNSALDLEARKRGNSIYLGETVLPMLPDAVHRSCSLAVGQDRLAVSVLFDLDTDGNVTEFRIEPTVIQVDHRLDYQQAQAILQRHASSEAESMIAPAYPLPTLDQLQEFEPIFETLDQLFTLSQSVRAQRLERGAFDLNLPEKVFPDEANPELSKFLSTKFQYDDEGALGAMVVSVFLPARSIVTELLLLANQAIASHLVDLQVPAIYRVHRSPDPSDVQELLKLISNMEIDSHLEQEDEVHPRDYQRLVGHFAESKTEKVLTYLLLSTFKPAVYSTTPGAHFGLALNDGYTHFTSPLRRYPDLLIHRSLHAIFEFGRDRRTTRSKEAVDLRSSSCHGQIGWNVLPTEIYNELEEQILPIVVHLTEREKLAQEAESDLEGLKKADFMQQHTGNTFHGLITGVQSYGFFVEIEELLVEGLVHVSSLKDDWYEYRSRQQKLVGRKNRKQYKLGDRVEVQVKSVDYYRQQIDLVAVGGGSEALEDEEPYEPSTPEEALADTNGRDGEPYD from the coding sequence ATGGAATTTACGATCGCAGCCTTACTAACTAACTTCACAGATGACAAGTTAGTTGCGCCTAAAGCCCTTGAAAAAAAGCTGAATTGCAAAGATGATGAAGCCCTTCGCAAGTTGCAAATTGCCCTAGATGCACTGGAACGAATTGGCATTTTAGTGAAAGAACGAGGCAAATATCGCCGCATTGCCGAAGAAGATGTGGTCGAAGGAAAACTTCGCTGTTCGAGTAAAGGCTTTTGCTTTGCCATTCAAGATGTGGAAGGTTCAGAAGATATCTACATCCGCGAAAGTCATTTGAATACGGCATGGAATAGCGATCGCGTCCTCGTTAAAGTCACCAAAGAAGGCACCCGTCGCCGCAGCCCCGAAGGAGAAGTGCGGCTAATTTTAGATCGCTCCAATGCCTCCGTCCTTGCCAGAGTCAAACAAATCGAAGACAGCTACCGCGCCACACCCTTAGACGATCGCCTGCTTTTTGAAGTCGAACTGCAAGCCAACGGGGTCGATTTGCAAGAAGCTGTAGACCAGCTTGCCCATGTCGAAATTCTCCGCTACCCGCTAGGGTCTTATCTGCCCATTGGTCGAGTCGCGCAGCTTTTAGGCAGCGATGCCAGAGCCGCCTCCGAGTTTGATATTGTCTGTTGCAAACACGACTTGCCCCGACATTTTTCCGAAGAAGTTCTAGCCGAAGCCGAAGCCCTACCTGTCAAAATGCGTCGAGGTGATTTAAAGAATCGCCTGGACTTGCGCAAGATTCCGACCATCACCATTGATGGTCCCGCTACGCCCACAGGTCCCGCGATCGACGATGCCCTTACCTTAGAAAAAACCCCAACCGGATGGCGACTCGGCGTGCATATCGCTGATGTTTCCTCCTTCATTCCGACTAACTCAGCTCTGGATCTCGAAGCCCGCAAGCGAGGTAATTCCATTTACCTGGGCGAAACCGTCTTGCCCATGCTGCCCGATGCCGTGCATCGTTCCTGTTCTTTAGCGGTAGGACAAGATCGACTAGCGGTATCAGTCCTGTTTGACTTAGATACGGATGGCAACGTCACTGAGTTTCGGATTGAACCCACGGTGATTCAGGTCGATCATCGGTTGGATTATCAGCAGGCGCAAGCCATCTTGCAGCGCCATGCGTCCTCCGAAGCCGAATCGATGATTGCTCCAGCATATCCCTTGCCTACCCTTGATCAGCTTCAAGAGTTTGAACCTATTTTTGAAACGTTAGATCAACTGTTTACTCTCAGCCAGTCAGTTCGGGCACAGCGTCTAGAGCGGGGAGCTTTTGACTTGAACCTGCCTGAAAAAGTGTTTCCTGATGAGGCAAACCCTGAACTCAGCAAGTTCCTTTCTACCAAGTTTCAATATGACGATGAGGGCGCGCTGGGCGCAATGGTGGTATCAGTCTTCCTCCCTGCCCGCTCCATTGTGACCGAGCTATTGTTGCTGGCAAACCAGGCGATCGCTTCTCACTTGGTCGATCTACAAGTTCCTGCCATCTACCGAGTTCACCGCAGCCCCGATCCTAGCGATGTGCAAGAACTGCTGAAGCTGATCAGCAATATGGAAATCGATTCGCACTTGGAGCAAGAAGACGAAGTTCATCCCCGCGACTATCAAAGGCTGGTGGGGCATTTTGCCGAGTCAAAAACCGAGAAAGTGTTGACCTATCTGCTCCTCTCCACCTTCAAGCCCGCCGTTTACAGCACTACACCCGGTGCCCACTTTGGCTTGGCGCTGAACGATGGCTATACTCATTTCACTTCTCCCCTCCGCCGCTATCCCGATCTCCTGATTCACCGATCGCTTCATGCCATCTTTGAGTTTGGACGCGATCGCCGCACCACTCGCTCTAAGGAAGCCGTCGATTTGCGCAGCAGTAGTTGTCATGGGCAAATTGGCTGGAACGTTCTTCCCACCGAAATTTACAACGAGTTGGAGGAACAAATTTTGCCCATTGTCGTTCACCTGACCGAACGCGAGAAACTAGCGCAAGAAGCCGAATCTGACCTAGAAGGTCTAAAAAAAGCCGATTTCATGCAGCAGCACACAGGCAATACTTTTCATGGATTGATTACGGGCGTTCAGTCCTACGGTTTTTTCGTCGAAATTGAGGAACTGCTGGTAGAAGGACTAGTGCATGTTAGCTCGTTGAAAGACGACTGGTATGAATATCGATCGCGGCAGCAAAAGCTAGTTGGGCGGAAGAACCGCAAGCAGTACAAACTGGGCGATCGGGTTGAAGTTCAAGTTAAGAGCGTTGATTACTACCGTCAGCAAATTGACTTAGTGGCAGTTGGCGGCGGCAGTGAAGCGCTGGAGGATGAAGAACCTTACGAACCTAGCACCCCTGAAGAAGCCTTAGCAGACACGAACGGTCGAGATGGAGAACCTTATGATTAA
- a CDS encoding UbiX family flavin prenyltransferase: MSSTASRPLILGITGASGLIYAVRALKFLLAADQTIELVASKSTYMVWQAEKDIRMPLEAAQQEQFWRQQAGVETGGKLRCHPWGDVGANIASGSFRTQGMVIMPCSMSTVGKLAAGLSSDLLERAADVQLKEGRKLVIVPRETPFSLIHLRNLTTLAEAGARIVPAIPAWYHNPQTIEDLVDFVVARALDQVDLDCVPLKRWEGHL, translated from the coding sequence GTGTCTTCAACTGCGTCTCGTCCTCTCATTCTCGGCATCACTGGAGCCTCTGGCTTAATCTATGCTGTTCGTGCCCTTAAGTTTCTGCTAGCCGCTGATCAGACGATCGAACTTGTCGCTTCCAAATCTACCTACATGGTTTGGCAAGCCGAAAAAGATATCCGAATGCCTTTGGAGGCGGCACAGCAAGAACAATTTTGGCGGCAGCAAGCCGGAGTAGAAACAGGGGGTAAGCTGCGTTGCCATCCTTGGGGAGACGTGGGTGCAAATATTGCCAGTGGCTCTTTCCGGACACAGGGCATGGTTATCATGCCTTGCAGCATGAGTACGGTGGGGAAACTAGCAGCGGGCTTAAGTTCTGACCTGCTAGAACGGGCAGCCGATGTTCAGCTTAAAGAAGGACGAAAGTTAGTTATTGTCCCCCGCGAAACGCCATTCAGCTTGATTCATCTGCGAAATCTTACAACTTTGGCAGAAGCTGGCGCGAGGATCGTTCCGGCGATCCCAGCCTGGTATCATAATCCTCAGACGATCGAAGACTTGGTTGATTTTGTGGTGGCGCGAGCGCTTGACCAGGTAGACCTTGATTGTGTGCCGTTGAAGCGCTGGGAAGGACATTTGTAA
- a CDS encoding tetratricopeptide repeat protein — protein sequence METSSFLIWFIVIGIVTVIGLGSMIQAYSGSGSLAVLFTEPIVPNPLPTLNTDAAAQFQQGCEAYRQGKYQQASDRFSQAAQLDKTFAEAFHNLGLVTANLRQDNHAAQHLLLAGERYLEQGNAAGYEQVKQSLGLLKARKLAKEAAA from the coding sequence ATGGAAACCAGCAGCTTTTTGATTTGGTTCATTGTCATTGGAATCGTGACGGTCATTGGTTTAGGCAGCATGATCCAAGCCTACTCTGGCTCTGGTAGCCTTGCCGTTTTATTTACTGAACCGATCGTGCCCAATCCTTTGCCTACCCTTAATACTGATGCTGCTGCCCAGTTTCAGCAAGGCTGCGAAGCTTATAGGCAAGGAAAGTATCAACAGGCAAGCGATCGCTTTAGCCAAGCTGCCCAACTTGACAAAACCTTTGCCGAAGCATTTCACAATCTGGGTTTAGTGACTGCCAACCTTCGCCAAGACAACCATGCCGCCCAACATTTGCTGCTGGCAGGAGAGCGCTATTTAGAACAAGGCAATGCAGCCGGGTACGAGCAAGTGAAGCAATCTCTAGGACTGTTGAAGGCAAGAAAACTAGCTAAAGAAGCCGCAGCCTAG
- the phoU gene encoding phosphate signaling complex protein PhoU produces MWELEPLDSARPTRVQFERQLRRVQKDVLRMGALVENSCWLSRKALFERDLAAAQQIYLQDKQIDRMYRQIELDCINLLALQSPVTQDLRLLSALMQLVRDLERIGDYAEDLGEIAIKLFPYPVPACMEQVQTMLDRCRAMLAMGLVSLSNLDAESGLDLKIKDDAVDSDYETLYNHLAGQTDVKGTIEPIVLLVLVIRHLERMADHATNIGKRVAYIVTGHR; encoded by the coding sequence ATGTGGGAGCTTGAACCATTGGACAGTGCTAGACCCACTCGTGTTCAGTTTGAACGTCAGCTAAGACGAGTACAAAAAGATGTACTGCGGATGGGCGCGTTAGTAGAAAATTCTTGCTGGTTGTCTCGCAAGGCATTATTTGAACGTGATCTGGCGGCAGCTCAGCAGATTTATCTGCAAGACAAACAAATCGATCGCATGTATCGTCAAATCGAACTGGACTGTATTAATTTATTAGCGCTCCAGTCTCCGGTTACCCAAGACTTACGGCTCTTAAGTGCGCTCATGCAACTGGTTCGAGATTTGGAGCGCATTGGCGACTATGCGGAAGACTTAGGAGAAATAGCCATTAAGCTTTTCCCCTATCCAGTTCCAGCCTGTATGGAGCAGGTGCAGACGATGCTCGATCGCTGTCGGGCAATGCTGGCGATGGGTCTAGTGTCTCTTTCTAACCTGGATGCTGAGTCCGGTCTTGATCTTAAAATTAAGGATGATGCGGTTGATTCGGACTATGAAACGCTTTATAACCATTTGGCAGGACAAACTGATGTTAAAGGCACCATCGAACCCATCGTGTTGCTGGTGCTAGTGATCCGTCATTTAGAGCGAATGGCAGACCATGCCACCAATATTGGTAAGCGTGTTGCCTACATTGTGACTGGACATCGGTAG
- a CDS encoding photosystem I reaction center subunit XII produces the protein MTLSDTQIYVALVVALIPAVLAFRLSTELYK, from the coding sequence ATGACTTTATCAGACACTCAAATCTACGTTGCGTTGGTGGTTGCCCTTATTCCTGCTGTTTTAGCGTTCCGGTTATCAACCGAACTTTATAAGTAG
- a CDS encoding peptidase M15A has protein sequence MTGLNADQRNYFYLGESERAGIHKSVLAALYAVHRHPLLSDGEVGLGIAPANRITPDQVNTFPGQVQFAANTVRSMTDKLTAQGWKGEDLWSPEQGRYTDRFIQTIAKGFNPAASDPAAAQLESVDGQMLVQAYISDINADFKADQLPQNLAFLDKALITFAERIPQYFINLAYQRDALLEAVRLWRKLETRTAAIASILQLSETDSSLANLDESGLDRSLVQFIIQISPFYAGYPHQREALLRLTQLWRRLDSRAEAIASLGDNTSAETNIKIIDSALIAFIQRIPQYFQGKGDQRNAITEGFRLWRGFDSRSTALKELGIDPQVLSSSNPNPGSLANAAAQLDRELLNFLKRLPTQYRETEPQREALIRLVQLWRGLETRDKCIQSLLDDLRRMEGARRDSPDASPRPEPLSLPPRPSRWTPDNLQMHASIVVNGSFTWAEATHGGTRMPPNLETVDAIVRIAKLAQQGRDRINRPFRVTSWYRPPDINREVGGVSLSRHIAGDAIDFYCDGLSGDQLYRALDPWWTGGLGRYVEYPELCHIDARGYRARWTR, from the coding sequence ATGACGGGATTGAATGCAGACCAACGCAATTACTTCTACCTCGGTGAATCAGAGCGGGCAGGTATCCATAAGTCCGTTCTAGCAGCACTTTATGCAGTTCATCGCCATCCTTTACTCAGCGATGGTGAGGTGGGTTTAGGAATTGCGCCTGCCAATCGTATTACGCCTGACCAAGTGAACACTTTCCCTGGACAGGTGCAATTTGCCGCTAATACCGTTCGCAGTATGACTGATAAACTGACGGCGCAGGGCTGGAAGGGTGAAGATCTCTGGAGTCCTGAGCAAGGACGCTATACCGATCGCTTTATTCAAACAATAGCTAAGGGGTTTAACCCAGCTGCCAGCGACCCGGCGGCGGCGCAGTTAGAATCGGTGGATGGGCAGATGCTTGTGCAGGCGTATATCAGTGATATCAATGCCGATTTTAAGGCAGACCAATTGCCTCAAAATTTAGCGTTTCTCGATAAGGCATTAATCACATTTGCAGAGCGAATTCCTCAATATTTTATTAACCTTGCCTATCAACGGGATGCTCTTTTAGAGGCAGTGCGGCTTTGGCGCAAGTTAGAGACTCGGACGGCAGCGATCGCTTCTATCCTCCAGCTAAGCGAAACCGACTCAAGCCTTGCCAATCTAGATGAATCAGGGCTCGATCGCTCTTTGGTACAATTCATCATTCAAATTTCACCGTTCTACGCAGGCTATCCGCACCAGCGAGAAGCATTGTTACGGCTGACCCAGCTTTGGCGACGACTCGATTCGCGGGCAGAGGCGATCGCCTCCCTAGGCGATAACACTTCTGCTGAAACCAATATCAAAATCATCGACTCAGCCCTGATTGCATTTATTCAGCGCATTCCCCAGTACTTTCAAGGCAAAGGCGACCAGCGCAACGCCATCACTGAGGGGTTCCGGCTCTGGCGCGGTTTCGACTCCCGCAGCACTGCTCTAAAAGAACTAGGAATTGATCCTCAAGTCCTGTCTTCTAGCAACCCTAATCCTGGCTCACTTGCCAATGCTGCTGCCCAGCTTGATCGAGAATTGCTCAACTTTCTGAAGCGGTTGCCGACCCAGTACCGTGAAACCGAACCGCAGCGCGAAGCCCTGATCCGATTAGTTCAGCTTTGGCGTGGTTTAGAGACTCGCGACAAATGCATTCAGTCTCTCCTCGACGATTTGCGCCGCATGGAAGGCGCTCGCCGCGACTCTCCCGATGCCTCGCCTCGCCCCGAACCTTTGTCCTTGCCGCCTCGCCCTAGCCGCTGGACACCCGACAATTTGCAAATGCACGCCTCAATCGTTGTCAATGGCAGTTTTACTTGGGCAGAAGCAACCCATGGCGGTACCCGTATGCCGCCCAATTTAGAAACGGTGGATGCGATCGTCCGGATTGCAAAATTGGCGCAGCAAGGGCGCGATCGCATTAATCGTCCGTTCCGCGTCACCAGTTGGTATCGTCCACCCGACATTAACCGCGAAGTAGGAGGCGTATCTCTCAGTCGCCATATTGCCGGCGATGCGATCGACTTTTACTGTGATGGGCTTTCAGGTGACCAACTTTATCGGGCTTTAGATCCTTGGTGGACAGGGGGATTAGGTCGCTATGTTGAATATCCCGAACTTTGCCACATTGATGCCAGAGGATATCGGGCAAGGTGGACTAGGTAA
- a CDS encoding Cof-type HAD-IIB family hydrolase, translating to MLLPLPLTFPQVRLVATDVDGTLTQNSKFTSALLIALNDLAAAGIPVLLTTGRSAGWVNGLAEYLPVVGAIAENGAIFYKGQHSELLVPITDLVAHRQALAKTFASLQAAFPQIHESSDNRFRMTDWTFDVKGLSVAELKELSDRAHDQGWGFTYSTVQCHIRLMQQDKANGLEQVLQRYFPELTKEEVVTIGDSPNDESLFNGDRFPVSVGVANIRHYIDQIKYKPRFVTQAAEAEGFCELARLLIEQS from the coding sequence ATGCTCCTTCCTCTGCCCTTAACATTTCCACAAGTCCGCCTTGTTGCTACTGACGTAGACGGCACATTGACCCAGAACAGTAAGTTTACGTCGGCGCTCCTTATCGCACTCAATGATTTGGCAGCCGCAGGAATACCTGTGTTGCTGACAACCGGGCGATCGGCAGGTTGGGTGAATGGATTAGCAGAGTATTTGCCTGTTGTGGGAGCGATCGCCGAAAACGGAGCCATATTCTACAAGGGTCAACATAGTGAGCTTCTGGTGCCTATCACGGATCTTGTTGCCCATCGACAAGCCCTCGCTAAAACCTTTGCAAGTTTGCAAGCCGCCTTTCCTCAAATTCACGAGTCCTCAGACAATCGTTTTCGGATGACCGACTGGACATTTGATGTCAAAGGGTTAAGCGTTGCAGAGTTGAAGGAATTAAGCGATCGCGCTCATGACCAAGGTTGGGGTTTTACCTACAGCACTGTACAGTGTCATATTCGGTTAATGCAACAAGACAAAGCAAATGGGTTAGAGCAGGTTTTGCAGCGATATTTTCCTGAATTGACAAAGGAGGAAGTCGTCACAATTGGCGATAGTCCCAATGATGAGAGCTTATTCAATGGCGATCGCTTTCCTGTTTCAGTGGGAGTGGCGAACATTCGGCACTACATTGATCAAATTAAATACAAGCCTAGATTTGTGACTCAAGCAGCCGAAGCAGAAGGTTTTTGTGAACTAGCTCGATTGCTGATCGAGCAGTCTTGA
- the cobQ gene encoding cobyric acid synthase CobQ has translation MKAIMVVGTTSHAGKSLLTAALCRILSRQGWRVTPFKGQNMALNSYVTSTGGEIGHAQAVQAWAAGVTPRVEMNPILLKPQGDMTSQVILKGRVAGRVGAAEYYEQFFDVGWQAIEESLQRLSEEFDLVICEGAGSPAEINLKHRDLTNMRIARYLNAPTILVVDIERGGAFAHVVGTLELLDPEERSLVKGIIINKFRGQQSILQSGIDWLQERTGIPVVGVIPWMDQAFPAEDSLSLVDRNASHSNSEISISVVRFPRISNFTDFDPLESEPSVTVKYISLKDSLGYPDAVILPGSKTTIADLIAMQRTGMAEAIQNYAAAGGTVLGICGGFQMMGRMLADPEGVEGQEGRYKGLGLVPLKTIITGQKVARQRVVTSNYPQAGLPVTGYEIHQGRSHLIDTESEVGGVAYKPLFDDPNLGVVDITQSVWGTYLHGIFDNGPWRRAWLNRLRQQRGLKSLPTGISNYREQREAMLDSLADEVKQHLDLTPILTHLDRQ, from the coding sequence ATGAAAGCCATCATGGTTGTCGGAACTACATCCCATGCTGGGAAGTCGCTTCTGACTGCGGCATTATGCCGAATCTTAAGTCGGCAGGGATGGCGAGTCACCCCTTTTAAGGGACAAAACATGGCGCTTAATTCCTACGTCACCTCTACTGGAGGCGAAATTGGTCATGCTCAAGCGGTGCAAGCATGGGCGGCTGGAGTGACACCCCGTGTAGAAATGAATCCAATTTTGCTAAAGCCTCAAGGCGACATGACCTCTCAGGTGATTTTAAAGGGTCGGGTTGCTGGGCGAGTTGGGGCAGCAGAATACTATGAACAGTTTTTTGATGTGGGTTGGCAGGCGATCGAAGAATCTCTCCAGCGGTTAAGTGAAGAGTTCGATCTGGTGATTTGTGAAGGTGCAGGCAGCCCTGCTGAAATTAATCTGAAGCACCGTGACCTGACCAATATGCGCATTGCCCGGTATCTTAATGCACCCACGATACTGGTGGTAGATATTGAGCGGGGCGGGGCGTTTGCCCACGTGGTCGGTACCCTAGAACTGCTAGATCCGGAGGAGCGATCGCTTGTGAAGGGGATCATTATTAATAAGTTTCGGGGGCAACAGTCGATTTTGCAATCGGGCATTGATTGGCTCCAAGAGCGGACGGGCATTCCGGTTGTGGGTGTTATTCCTTGGATGGATCAGGCTTTTCCGGCTGAAGATTCGCTGTCATTGGTCGATCGCAATGCTTCTCATTCCAACAGCGAAATCTCGATCTCGGTGGTGCGGTTTCCTCGCATCTCTAACTTCACCGATTTTGACCCCCTAGAGTCTGAACCCAGTGTCACCGTGAAGTACATCAGCCTCAAAGATTCGCTGGGCTATCCCGATGCTGTAATTTTGCCTGGCTCAAAAACCACGATCGCCGACCTGATTGCCATGCAGCGCACTGGAATGGCAGAAGCTATCCAAAATTATGCGGCGGCGGGTGGCACTGTTCTGGGGATTTGCGGCGGCTTCCAAATGATGGGCAGAATGTTGGCTGACCCAGAAGGCGTGGAGGGACAGGAAGGACGCTACAAAGGTCTGGGCTTAGTCCCTCTTAAAACAATTATTACTGGGCAAAAAGTCGCGCGGCAGCGAGTGGTGACTTCTAATTACCCGCAGGCAGGTTTACCCGTCACAGGCTACGAGATTCACCAGGGTCGGAGTCATCTGATAGATACCGAATCTGAGGTAGGAGGAGTCGCTTACAAGCCGTTATTTGATGACCCTAACTTAGGCGTAGTTGATATCACTCAATCGGTTTGGGGCACCTATTTACACGGCATTTTTGATAATGGCCCTTGGCGGCGGGCGTGGCTTAACCGTCTGCGTCAGCAACGGGGCTTAAAGTCATTACCCACGGGTATTTCTAACTATCGTGAGCAGCGGGAGGCAATGCTGGATTCTTTGGCAGATGAAGTCAAGCAACACCTTGATTTAACTCCAATTTTGACGCACCTCGATCGCCAATAG
- a CDS encoding NUDIX domain-containing protein gives MKDEAFGIVPIFVEKTSESTEIQFLLIRHWAGHWGFPKGHAEPGETAIATACRELAEETGIQSCEVLNDTSFIEQYRFKKDDQLIKKTVTYFLGIVQSKAVTCQEQEIQDYTWVNFDTALTTITFDQARRILQRVQDYLQAHPL, from the coding sequence ATGAAAGACGAAGCGTTTGGCATTGTGCCAATTTTTGTAGAAAAAACGAGTGAATCAACTGAGATACAATTTTTGCTGATTCGCCATTGGGCAGGGCATTGGGGCTTTCCGAAGGGGCACGCCGAACCGGGAGAAACGGCGATCGCCACTGCTTGCCGTGAGTTGGCAGAAGAAACAGGCATTCAGTCATGTGAAGTGCTAAATGATACTTCTTTTATTGAGCAGTACAGGTTTAAAAAAGATGATCAACTGATAAAGAAAACAGTGACCTACTTTTTGGGCATCGTTCAATCTAAAGCCGTCACTTGCCAAGAACAAGAAATCCAAGATTACACCTGGGTTAACTTTGATACTGCGCTAACAACCATTACTTTCGATCAAGCTAGGCGCATCTTGCAACGTGTTCAAGACTATTTGCAGGCTCATCCCTTATAG
- a CDS encoding phycobiliprotein lyase: protein MTPSLQASTLEQVIAQFFERSVGQWHSDRRYYTLPDGDTKEMVSFITIRFLHQGCDSLRHLAQLHELADESIMTCGTEVTWDSKDSVSGQKQSQGSTLFGVSSDLLYRDRGFATTKPITAKYTMANPETLALRTEYKGSVFEEEVRLVGQNYRTRQTIISRAGEQQMIGQYLEKRIND, encoded by the coding sequence GTGACCCCATCCCTGCAAGCTTCAACTCTGGAACAAGTCATTGCCCAATTCTTTGAACGTTCTGTCGGTCAGTGGCACTCCGATCGCCGCTACTACACCTTGCCAGATGGAGACACCAAGGAAATGGTCAGCTTCATTACTATTCGTTTTCTGCATCAAGGCTGTGACTCACTCCGCCACTTGGCGCAACTCCACGAGTTAGCCGACGAAAGCATCATGACTTGTGGCACAGAAGTTACCTGGGACAGCAAAGATTCGGTTTCGGGGCAAAAGCAATCTCAGGGATCAACGCTATTTGGTGTCTCAAGTGACTTGCTATATCGCGATCGCGGCTTTGCCACCACCAAGCCCATCACAGCAAAGTACACCATGGCAAATCCTGAAACGCTTGCTCTCCGTACTGAATACAAAGGCTCAGTGTTTGAAGAAGAAGTCAGGCTAGTGGGGCAGAACTATCGCACCCGCCAAACCATCATTTCCCGCGCTGGAGAACAACAGATGATTGGGCAATATTTAGAAAAACGCATCAATGACTGA
- the hemF gene encoding oxygen-dependent coproporphyrinogen oxidase, whose product MVKSPIRETKPFNAVPPTDSRERVSEFLKGLQDEICQGLERLDGQKTFQEESWTREDGGGGRSRVLKAGKVFEQGGVNFSEVWGKDLPPSILVQRPEAAGHGFYATGTSMVLHPQNPYIPTVHLNYRYFEAGPVWWFGGGIDLTPYYPFTEDVVHFHQTLKDACDRHNPNYYNTFKPWCDEYFYLKHRQETRGVGGIFFDYQDGAPSKLYRGPDATGSAAYSDAIGEQPPRTWEEIFAFVKDCGRSFLPAYVPIAERRQGQEWGDRQRDFQLYRRGRYVEFNLIYDRGTIFGLQTNGRTESILMSLPPLVRWEYCYQPQPNTPEAQLYETFLKPQNWLGEPAIT is encoded by the coding sequence ATGGTGAAGTCACCCATTCGCGAAACCAAGCCCTTCAATGCTGTTCCTCCGACCGATTCGCGTGAGCGTGTTAGTGAATTTTTGAAGGGTTTACAAGATGAGATTTGTCAGGGGTTAGAGCGCCTTGACGGGCAAAAAACTTTTCAAGAAGAAAGCTGGACTCGAGAAGATGGGGGCGGTGGGCGATCGCGCGTTCTTAAAGCAGGCAAAGTTTTTGAACAAGGTGGAGTAAACTTTTCCGAAGTTTGGGGCAAAGATTTACCTCCCTCCATTTTGGTACAACGCCCCGAGGCTGCGGGTCATGGGTTCTACGCTACTGGCACATCAATGGTGCTTCATCCTCAAAATCCCTACATTCCCACAGTTCACCTTAATTATCGCTACTTTGAGGCTGGGCCTGTTTGGTGGTTTGGTGGCGGCATTGACCTCACGCCCTACTATCCCTTTACAGAAGATGTAGTACATTTTCACCAAACCTTGAAGGATGCTTGCGATCGCCACAATCCCAATTACTACAACACCTTCAAGCCCTGGTGCGATGAATATTTCTACCTCAAGCATCGCCAAGAAACCCGTGGCGTTGGCGGTATTTTCTTCGACTATCAAGATGGTGCTCCCTCCAAGCTTTATCGGGGTCCCGATGCTACAGGTTCTGCCGCCTATAGTGATGCGATCGGTGAGCAACCGCCGCGCACCTGGGAGGAAATATTTGCCTTTGTTAAAGACTGCGGGCGATCGTTCTTGCCAGCCTACGTGCCAATTGCAGAACGTCGGCAAGGTCAAGAATGGGGCGATCGTCAGCGCGACTTCCAACTCTACCGTCGGGGGCGCTACGTCGAGTTCAACCTCATCTATGACCGGGGCACCATTTTTGGACTCCAGACTAACGGGCGCACTGAGTCTATTCTGATGTCTCTGCCACCCTTAGTTCGGTGGGAATATTGCTACCAGCCCCAGCCCAATACGCCCGAAGCACAGCTTTATGAAACCTTTCTGAAGCCGCAAAATTGGCTAGGCGAGCCAGCGATTACTTAA
- a CDS encoding STAS domain-containing protein, with protein sequence MEQTIHAAPGGKTVIVLTPSGRLDITTAWQFRLKLQECINKVSSHIVVNLGQVNFIDSSGLTSLVAGMRDADKVNGSFSLCDVHPEAKLVFEVTMMDSVFKIFETEAEALEGSVHPVAT encoded by the coding sequence ATGGAGCAAACAATTCACGCAGCGCCAGGCGGCAAAACCGTCATCGTCCTCACTCCCAGCGGACGGCTTGACATCACCACCGCTTGGCAGTTCCGCCTCAAATTACAAGAATGCATTAACAAAGTGAGCTCTCACATTGTTGTGAATCTGGGGCAAGTCAATTTTATTGACAGTTCTGGTTTAACGTCACTTGTTGCCGGAATGCGAGATGCAGACAAAGTAAACGGTAGCTTTAGCCTTTGTGATGTGCATCCAGAAGCCAAACTTGTTTTTGAAGTTACCATGATGGACTCAGTATTTAAAATCTTTGAAACTGAAGCAGAGGCTCTAGAAGGTTCTGTCCACCCTGTTGCCACTTAA